One window of Plasmodium falciparum 3D7 genome assembly, chromosome: 7 genomic DNA carries:
- a CDS encoding erythrocyte membrane-associated antigen encodes MFLRNFSYTLITYRYMYIFSLINILKTTSVIIKTRHKLNHINNSRGIKSLNINSNNLFFFLRSKIRKTQNYILNNNINKKNYNALFYKLNNKEKKMNNKFSKSLNMNNSTNKNDHLMNDNIASFNKNTDIKNPRSFNQNRNITYSKQFSQNNNYSSTHNNNSVSKGKASGSYINSGNVNVSSNQYVNSNNNINSNNINSSSNNNNNNNSSNNNSNNKFSNNFAGTYSTFIQNREMNKNNEGPNSSFNETKLNNSSNFHINNKEKKNYNNILSNNNNNNINNKNNDGDNINMLHINENSGMYGTKSNYNNKDYLLISNNMKDKNMYLNNNTLTNTNNLDNSLKINNYNNKHNDKNINTRSSKILEDPNSYNNALKNNDSRYNYYNENFTNNIKNVNNANTGVNSLKNMKNPFNMNKKYMSHYNNNDNNNNNNNNNNNNNNNNNNNNNNNSHNNNYNNQPHSNNYYYNNKSNDNLNNNKTSSSSYAPNFKRETSDDISNNNINYNNTNYNNTNYNNTNYNNNNYNKIKDSNNNSNNNMIIMTNEMNSIDLHKNINILTMESSNCNKIDMNNNILSTNETIHNVGNKHGNNDINKTNHHNNTTTTSSSSSNNNMLKLNNIMKNKDINKNDNIESNHQYNAHDILYDNSRGAMVDTMTPGYNRSSRSNKLSMQNYNHINHNMDSSKNMISPNDRSSINKGDITMNNNENNNNNNNMGISRSSSNMFTKHNSFHNNNNNDLNQINNFGIKKNEYYGNFSTSANAKNVNNLINKIEDNKNNNNINNNGGHLDLDSDAFCYYDFNEFLNYMYKDENILTLFYIRKNYLKAESKEEFINENDKIKYSIIWSFTNDEKIVVYGTHNTKKLSKKVCVKKILLKLKNISLLELDQMTKWMINSLNVILKVENKNLENKFNNNVYSCNIEWKINNKLYQASAQHEHEKIAELVATQRLYMILYDVKEQLIRENDFSKMSDDNKRFINSYDNTTIINNNTSNNNNNNNINNTGSNNNTLYNKYMSSNSKNFDDGNMLNQNKFNKNQGANKNFNELMYNNNNHTASSNNNNNNNVLSYQENKNIKYGDASNDHMLNRNNNMNMNNYMNNVCYNNNNNMNNILTSATDIHHNNNNVNNMNNMNNMNNMNNMNNMNNMNNMNNMNNMNNVNKNVGHMGATQGTIMNNNMFLNANNAKYMNENMNLLNNAQHGGIQQVGAQQIGAQPIGIQEVGTQPEQVADPNDLIEYCLTKQDASSIQMLRNNIASRYKIQQSEVFEQVFNLYKCTLDWEWKNGKNTCKAKSVGYGSTKSLAKCEAAYDMLVKNNLIEYISSTDRKNAQFIRDLISKDLNKALNMAIQFIMQYSSNAWSIFVVYLLRELLIDGNYDPINRLLNTIVEVSREGRMEVEKMEKDMNQNVNNVNHINNMNNLNNMNNLNNMNNLNNVNDESINTASATMFHNNKVDENNDNNNNNSSQFFNPYIQNKNLTDNNYVHKLVSIELWEKLIDECVVILNDKLCFNCISLLQQVELDYSIFISKCAHDYYKKYRIMLALELQANLAQSIQEKKNFEYLHENKSLLLKLKSITMPVLSCTCTLTNEEKEWMKSTQMREDDIVLLKPCDTLLKDEDAWSNSLIGSITSTKSDNTVYNINIRIFSAENTKKANVKYNKYRLYLLLNIVTHERMLQALRSITFISSIPTQYQSPYVFTPEIRFLLLHSYNKYSKYIAQNGKLNEEIANYEKIKMDFQNNESLKNNTMSDDILNDYSKEAKNPYEDLLNESINKQIGNSQVEDIDKYLIESINLPTNLPLNDSQKLACLSALTRRLTLVQGPPGTGKTHVACAIIDSWHKQNSNKKILAVADSNVAANNLVEGLKKRNIQAVRVGAGSDSDFHEEAIMEFHRYKDLLKLRKNNMQKEAKVMKALLFLEAVKKYNVVIATCVGSGHEIFDNEKFERVIIDECAQSIEPSNLIPLGHYCNNLVLIGDHKQLPPTIISPDAIKLGLDKSLLERFVMAKIAPVHLLNTQRRMHLSICVFPNFHFYDNKLKTANVTEENRPIIKGFLWPNPKCRLAFIDVSIGKPGSKFENAYGTSKFNLYEIEPLITVLKSIINEGCVSVDEIGILTAYDAQKMKLKKAVQDAFSYEASHRIEIDSIDGFQGKEKDLILFSAVRSNANNELGFLRDARRLNVMLTRAKRGVILFGDQFTLANDPANWLPWLKWISSKRAIVHVTKLNDHLENTDYSLLDKLNKINKAVNLKNINVSDNYYFYGNDTGFSNDYDQNYFTNNDNINMDDVDNKDGAADQQVEEIVENWEDLL; translated from the coding sequence CAATATAGCAtcgtttaataaaaatactgATATAAAGAATCCTAGGAGTTTTAAtcaaaatagaaatataacGTATAGTAAGCAATTTagtcaaaataataattatagtagcacacacaataataatagtgtTAGTAAAGGAAAAGCATCAGGAAGTTATATAAATAGTGGTAATGTTAATGTTTCAAGCAATCAATATGTAaacagtaataataatattaatagtaataatattaatagtagtagtaataataataataataataatagtagtaataataatagtaataacaaATTCTCAAATAATTTTGCTGGAACCTATTCTACATTTATACAGAATCGAgaaatgaacaaaaataatgaagGACCCAATTCCTCATTTAATGAAACGAAATTAAACAACTCTTcaaattttcatataaataataaagaaaaaaaaaattacaacaatatattatcgaataataataataataatattaataataaaaataatgatggtgACAATATTAATATGCTACATATAAATGAGAACTCCGGAATGTATGGTACCAAaagtaattataataataaagattatttattaatttctaataatatgaaagatAAGAATATGTACTTAAATAATAACACATTAACCAATACTAATAATTTAGATAActcattaaaaattaataattataataataaacataatgacaaaaatattaatacaagGTCATCAAAAATTTTAGAAGATCCtaattcttataataatgctttaaaaaataatgattccaggtataattattataatgaaaattttacaaataatataaaaaatgtaaataatgcGAATACTGGAGTAAAtagtttaaaaaatatgaaaaatccttttaatatgaataaaaagtatatgtctcattataataataatgataataataacaacaacaacaacaacaacaacaacaacaacaacaacaacaataataataataataataatagtcataataataattataataaccaACCAcatagtaataattattattataataataaatcgaatgataatttaaataacaataaaacgTCTTCATCTTCCTATGCACCAAATTTTAAAAGAGAAACATCAGACGATATTTCAAACAACAACATTAATTATAACAACACTAATTATAACAACACTAATTATAACAACACTAattataacaacaataattataacaaaatcAAGGACAGTAATAATaacagtaataataatatgattattatgacgAATGAAATGAATTCTATCgatttacataaaaatataaatatcttaACAATGGAATCATCaaattgtaataaaatagatatgaataataatatactaaGTACCAATGAGACAATACACAATGTAGGCAACAAACATGGAAATAACGATATAAACAAAACGAATCATCATAATAACACAACCACCAcgagtagtagtagtagtaataataatatgctaaagttaaataatattatgaaaaataaagacatcaataaaaatgataacatCGAAAGTAATCATCAATATAATGCACATGATATCTTATACGATAATTCGAGAGGAGCAATGGTTGATACCATGACACCTGGTTATAACAGAAGTTCAAGAAGTAATAAATTATCCATGCAAAATTATAACcatataaatcataatatggattcttcaaaaaatatgatcAGTCCGAATGATAGAAGCTCAATCAACAAAGGTGATATCACcatgaataataatgaaaataataataataataataatatgggtATTAGTAGAAGCTCTAGTAATATGTTCACCAAACACAACAGCTTtcataacaacaataataatgatctTAATCAAATTAACAATTTCGGTATCAAGAAGAATGAATACTATGGAAACTTTTCTACTTCAGCTAACGCAAAAAATGTAAACAaccttataaataaaatagaagataacaaaaataataataatataaacaacaaCGGTGGCCACCTCGATTTAGATAGTGATGCATTTTGTTATTACGATTTTAATGAATTcctaaattatatgtataaagacgaaaatatattaacccTTTtctatataagaaaaaattatctaAAAGCAGAATCGAAAGAAGaatttataaatgaaaacgacaaaattaaatattccaTTATCTGGTCTTTTACAAATGACGAAAAAATTGTAGTATATGGTACTCATAATACCAAAAAATTAAGTAAAAAGGTTTGTGTGAAAAAAATTCtattgaaattaaaaaatatatccttATTAGAACTAGATCAAATGACAAAATGGATGATAAATAGTTTGAATGTTATCTTGAAagtagaaaataaaaatttagaaaataaatttaataataatgtatattcttGTAATATCGaatggaaaataaataataaattatatcaaGCATCTGCTCAACACGAACATGAAAAAATTGCAGAACTAGTAGCTACACAAAGGTTGTATATGATATTGTATGATGTTAAAGAGCAATTAATTCGAGAAAATGACTTTTCAAAAAtgagtgatgataataagagATTTATTAATTCATATGATAACACAACAATCATAAACAACAACactagtaataataataataataataatataaataatacaggtagcaataataatactttatataacaaatatatgagTAGTAACAGTAAAAACTTTGATGATGGTAATATGCTCAATCAAAATAAATTCAACAAAAACCAAGGagcaaataaaaattttaatgaaCTTATgtacaacaataataatcatactgcaagtagtaataataataataataataatgtgttATCCTatcaagaaaataaaaatattaaatacgGAGATGCAAGTAATGATCACATGttaaatagaaataataacatgaatatgaataattacaTGAACAATGTTTgctacaataataataataatatgaataatatattaacatcTGCAACGGACATCCAccacaacaacaataatgtgaacaatatgaacaatatgaacaacatgaacaatatgaacaacATGAACAacatgaacaatatgaacaatatgaacaatatgaacaacatgaacaatgtaaataaaaatgtaggaCATATGGGTGCCACCCAAGGAACTATTATGAACAACAATATGTTCTTAAATGCAAATAATgcaaaatatatgaatgaaaatatgaatttattaaataatgcaCAGCATGGAGGTATACAACAAGTAGGTGCTCAACAAATTGGTGCCCAACCAATAGGTATACAAGAAGTAGGTACCCAACCTGAACAAGTCGCAGATCCCAACGATTTAATTGAATATTGCTTAACCAAACAAGATGCTAGTAGCATACAAATGTTAAGAAACAATATAGCATCaagatataaaatacaaCAATCAGAAGTTTTTGAACaagtttttaatttatataaatgtaccTTAGATTGGGAATGGAAAAATGGGAAGAATACATGCAAGGCCAAAAGTGTTGGTTATGGAAGTACAAAAAGTTTAGCAAAATGTGAAGCAGCATATGATATGTTggttaaaaataatttaatagaatatatatcGTCTACGGATAGGAAAAATGCACAATTTATTAGAGATTTAATATCAAAGGATTTAAATAAGGCTTTAAATATGGCCATACAATTTATTATGCAATATAGTAGTAATGCGTGGTCCATATTTGTGGTCTATTTATTAAGGGAATTATTAATTGATGGAAATTATGATCCTATAAATAGATTATTAAATACGATAGTAGAAGTAAGTAGAGAGGGTCGTATGGAGGTcgaaaaaatggaaaaggATATGAACCAAAATGTTAACAATGTCaaccatataaataatatgaacaatttaaacaatatgaacaatttaaataatatgaacaatttaaataatgtgaATGACGAATCTATTAACACTGCATCAGCAACCATGTTTCATAACAACAAAGTTGACGAAAACAacgataacaataataataatagctCCCAATTCTTTAATCcctatatacaaaataaaaatcttaccgataataattatgtacaTAAATTAGTTTCAATAGAACTATGGGAAAAACTAATAGACGAATGTGttgttatattaaatgaCAAATTGTGTTTTAATTGTATATCCTTATTACAACAAGTCGAATTAGATTAttcaatttttatttccaAGTGTGCTCAtgattattacaaaaaatatcGAATTATGCTTGCCTTAGAATTACAAGCAAACCTAGCACAAAGCatacaagaaaaaaagaatttcgAATATTTACatgaaaataaatcattattattaaaacttAAAAGTATTACTATGCCTGTTTTATCTTGTACATGTACCCTAACTAATGAAGAAAAGGAATGGATGAAATCAACACAAATGAGAGAAGATGATATTGTTTTATTGAAACCATGTGATACCTTATTAAAAGATGAAGATGCATGGTCTAATAGTTTAATAGGTAGTATTACTAGTACAAAAAGTGATAATActgtttataatattaatataagaatattttcAGCGGAGAATACCAAAAAAGctaatgtaaaatataataaatatagattatatttattattaaatattgtaACACATGAAAGAATGCTACAGGCCTTAAGGTCTATTACATTCATAAGTTCAATTCCTACACAATACCAATCACCATATGTATTTACTCCAGAAATTCGATTCTTACTATTACattcttataataaatatagtaaatatataGCACAAAATGgtaaattaaatgaagaaatagCAAATTATGAGAAAATCAAAATGGATTTTCAAAATAATGaatcattaaaaaataatactatgtcggatgatatattaaatgattatAGTAAAGAAGCTAAAAATCCATATGaagatttattaaatgaaagtataaataaacaaataggAAATTCACAAGTTGAAGATATTGATAAATATCTAATAGAAAGTATAAACTTACCAACGAATTTACCTTTGAACGATTCACAAAAATTAGCATGTCTAAGCGCCTTAACAAGAAGATTAACATTAGTTCAAGGTCCACCAGGAACAGGTAAAACACATGTGGCCTGTGCTATTATAGATAGCTGGCATAAAcaaaatagtaataaaaaaatattagcaGTAGCTGATTCAAATGTTGCGGCAAATAATTTAGTAGaaggtttaaaaaaaagaaatatacaaGCGGTTCGTGTTGGTGCAGGTAGTGATAGTGATTTTCATGAGGAAGCTATAATGGAGTTTCATCGTTATAAAGATTTATtgaaattaagaaaaaataatatgcaGAAAGAAGCAAAAGTAATGAAAGCTTTGTTATTCTTAGAAGctgttaaaaaatataatgttgtTATAGCTACTTGTGTTGGTTCAGGTCATGAAATAtttgataatgaaaaatttgAAAGAGTTATTATTGATGAATGTGCTCAATCTATTGAACCATCAAATCTAATACCTCTAGGACattattgtaataatttaGTACTAATAGGAGATCATAAACAATTACCACCAACTATTATTTCACCGGATGCTATAAAATTAGGTTTAGATAAATCTTTATTAGAAAGATTTGTTATGGCAAAAATTGCACCTgtacatttattaaatacaCAAAGACGTATGCACTTAAGTATATGTGTTTTCCCGAATTTCCATTtctatgataataaattaaaaacagCAAATGTCACAGAAGAAAATAGACCCATCATTAAAGGTTTCTTATGGCCAAATCCAAAATGTAGATTAGCATTCATAGATGTGTCTATAGGAAAACCTGGTAGCAAATTTGAAAATGCTTATGGTACAtctaaatttaatttatatgaaatagAACCTTTAATAACTGTATTAAAATCTATAATCAATGAAGGTTGTGTATCTGTTGATGAAATTGGAATATTAACAGCATATGATGcacaaaaaatgaaattaaaaaaagctGTTCAAGATGCATTCTCATATGAAGCTTCTCATAGAATTGAAATTGATTCAATCGATGGATTtcaaggaaaagaaaaagatcttattttattttcagcTGTACGATCCAATGCTAATAATGAATTAGGTTTCTTAAGAGATGCTAGAAGATTAAACGTTATGTTAACAAGAGCAAAAAGAGGTGTTATACTTTTTGGAGATCAATTTACACTAGCTAATGATCCAGCCAATTGGTTACCTTGGTTAAAATGGATCTCATCAAAAAGAGCAATTGTACATGTAACCAAATTAAATGATCACCTAGAAAATACAGACTATTCTTTAttagataaattaaataaaattaacaaaGCTGTCaacttaaaaaatattaatgtctccgataattattatttctatggAAACGACACAGGCTTCTCAAATGACTACGACcaaaattattttacaaacaatgataatattaatatggaTGATGTTGACAATAAAGATGGTGCTGCGGACCAGCAGGTGGAAGAGATTGTAGAAAACTGGGAGGacttattataa